From Desulfuromonas soudanensis, the proteins below share one genomic window:
- a CDS encoding transglycosylase SLT domain-containing protein, producing the protein MMTKSGPLIFIFLAALAGPCGLPGVVRGDIFRYVDGNGVMHFTNAPTVAGYTVYLKEGRVSTVKEMVRRYATLFDLEEALIKAVIKVESDYNPVAVSSRGALGFMQLMPTTAREMDVKNPMNPAENIYGGSRYLRLMLNQFNGNLDLALAAYNAGPGAVRRHGGIPPYAETRNYVDRVKKFLTYYRERKDIYL; encoded by the coding sequence ATGATGACGAAATCTGGTCCCCTTATTTTTATCTTCCTGGCGGCCCTGGCGGGTCCCTGCGGTCTCCCCGGCGTCGTCCGGGGGGACATCTTCCGTTATGTGGACGGCAACGGGGTGATGCATTTCACCAATGCTCCGACGGTCGCGGGCTACACCGTCTATCTCAAGGAGGGGAGGGTTTCAACGGTCAAGGAGATGGTTCGCCGCTACGCCACGCTCTTCGATCTGGAAGAGGCTCTGATCAAGGCGGTGATCAAGGTCGAGAGCGATTATAATCCTGTGGCCGTCTCGTCCAGGGGCGCTCTCGGTTTCATGCAGCTAATGCCGACGACCGCCCGGGAAATGGATGTGAAGAATCCGATGAATCCCGCCGAAAACATCTACGGCGGCAGCCGCTATCTGCGCCTGATGCTCAACCAGTTCAACGGAAACCTCGATCTGGCGCTGGCCGCCTACAATGCCGGCCCCGGGGCGGTGCGCCGCCATGGAGGGATTCCCCCCTATGCCGAAACCCGCAACTATGTCGACCGGGTAAAAAAGTTCCTCACCTACTACCGTGAACGCAAGGATATCTACCTATGA